The genomic DNA ATGATGACGATGGACACCACCGCGCGCGGCACCACGGTCTTGGTGGCGATCATGGTGGCCAGCGCCCCCAGCGGGCACAACGCCGAGAACGTCTCCCAGCCGAAGCCCGAAAGCGTACCCATGCTCACGCCCGCGATCAGCCCGACGGACAGCACGACGAAGATCGCGGCCGCCACGATGGTGCGCAGCTTGTTCGAGTTCATTGCCGCCTCCTATTCCGCCGACTCGATCGGCTTGACGACGATGGCGCGCTCCTGCGCGCCCGACACGATGGACCCCGCCTTCAGCGATACGCACACACTCTCGCATGCGCCGCACCCGTTGCACTTGTCAGCCAGCACGGACACGTGCGGGTTGGCGCCCTCGCCCGTCAGCTCTATGGCCTCGTAGGGGCACGCGTCGTAGCAGTAACGGCACCCCGTGTCGCGGAATGCAAGGCACTGCGCCTCGTCGATCACGGCCAAACCCAAAAGCGTGTTCTCCGCCGTAGCGTCTGCGGGCAGCGCCAGCGCCTCGGTGGGGCACACCTTCACGCACAACGGCTCCCCGCCGTTCTCGTCGGCGCAGTAGTCGCAGAAATCGGCGTCGAACTTCAGCGCGGGCGAGCGCATGCCCAGCAGCCCGTCCTCGATATGCGCAGGCACGATGACGCCGCGCGGGCACGCCTCGTAGCACTTCTCGCATCGGATGCACGCCGACACGAGGCGCGCCTCGTCCTGCCCTCCCGGCGGGCGCACCAACGGGTTATGCCCCGCATAGCGCAGCGCCCCCAATCCCAGCAGCGCCGCCGTGCTTCCCGCGCCGATGAGCAGCGCGCGCCGCGACACGTCCAACGGCCCCTTCGCCCTCTTCGACGAAATCTCGTCCTCTTCGCTCATGTCTCCTCCTTTGCCCACTGGTCCTTATCAGTCAGCGAGGTTTGCTGTGGTGCCGCATATCGGCGCGTCGCACGGCCGAGCGTGCTTCGCACGAGAGGGGCACGTGCGAAAGCGTCGAGATGGGGTGCCACAGCAGACCGCAGCGTCGGCCCTTTCGTCGTTCGACAGAACGACGAAAGGCAGATGACGGGGCTTCCCTGCCTTGCGAGAAGCGGAGCTGTGCCATTCGAGAAGCCCCGTCCATCACATCTGTTTAAGAGCACCGGCCGCGCTGAGCGGCGCAACCGGTTCGGACGCTCGGACCAAGATCGACCAGAATCTCGGCCCGAGCGCGCCCTTCCGTCTCCTAGTACAAAGCGAAGATGCTGATAGCCACCACGTACAGGATCACGCGCCAGCACAATCCGCCCACGGCGACGCACGCCAGGGCGACGCCCGCGTACGCGGCCAGCTTCTTGCCGGTTTCCACCTTCTTCGCAAGCCACGTCAGCACCAGCGGAGCAACCAGGCCGACGGCCACCGTGCCCAGCCAGAACATCACGGCATTGGCACCGGCGAAGATGCTGCCCACGATGGACGCGCGGTCCACCATGGCCACGTCGGGCAGCGTCGGATCGAAGTAGTACTGGATGTCGGCCGAGTACAGCCCGGCCGAGCCGTTGATGATGAACGCGTAGGTGAACACGGCGATCAGCTGCAGCGCGCCGCCGGCCAAGGCCACCTTCACGCCCAGGTCCTTCGCGCTGTCATCGTTCGTCAAACCGGCGATGACCAGCGCCGTCAAGCCGCCCATGAACACGGTGTTCGCCAAGTAGTACACCGGCAGCAGCGGGGTGTTCCACGACGGCAGTGATGCCATGAGGTAGCTCATGCCCGTGATCACCGGCAGCGCCAGGCCCACGACGATGGCCAGCACACCGCACCATTTCGGCGCCATGCCGTCTTCGGCGCGGCGCATCATCAGGAAGTACAGCACCAGCACCACCGCGAACACGATGCAGCCGATGAACTCCAGCGTGATACCCGAGGTGATGTGGCCGAAGCCGTTGAAGATGCGCTCCCAATGCTGCAGGTGCATGAACACCGACAGCCCGCCGACCACCAACGCCGCCAGCGCGGTGACCAGCGATGCAAGCTGCATCTTCTTGCCCTTGCCCATGACGTTCAGCAGGCCTTGCGCGCCCAGCGCGCCGCCTGCGACGCATAGGAAGAAGGTGAAGAGAATAAGGGGCCATTCAGGATGCATAGTCTACTCCCTCCACTTTCGGCCCTCGCGCATGAGGTACATGAGCTTCGGCTCGTTGCCCACATCCGCAAGATGGTGGATATCGTTTTCGGTGTACGGCTCGACGTAGTCCTTCAGCTTCACGCGCGTCTGGGTCATCTCCTCGTACTGGCAGCCGGGGCTGTCGGGATGCGCCGGCCCCTCGAAGTTGTCGACGCCCTGATCGAGGTCGCCGAAGAAGCGGGCGCGGGCGCCGCACTGGGCCACGCACTGGGGAAGCTCGCCCTGCGAGATACGCTGCTCGCACAGCGTGCATTTCTCCACGACGCGCTCTTCCTGATTGAGGTAGCGCACGCCGTACGGGCACGCCATCGCGCAGAACTGGCAGCCGATGCACTTCGACTTGTCGATTTGCACCGTGCCGTCGTCGCGGATGTGGGACGCTTCCGTGGGGCACACCTTCACGCATTCGGGGTTCTCGCAGTGCTGGCACTGGACGGGAAGGAAGTACATCTCGACGTCCGGGAACGTGCCCGAGCCGCCCTCGATGGGATGTGGTCCGACGCGCAGCGTCTTGATCCAGAACGACCCCACGTCGACGCCGTTGATGGCCTTGCACGCAACCGTGCACGCAAGGCAGCCGGTGCAACGGTTCAAGTCGGTAACGATCGCGTAGTTTGCCATGTGGTGAACCTCCTTCCTTTACATCGATTTCGAATAGGCGCCCAGCGCATCGCCGCCCACGCTGCCGACGGCCAGCTTGCCGCCGGAGAGCAGGTCGGGGCTTTGGACGCTCGGCTGGCAGCCGACCGCCGCCATGTTCGCGAACGTGAGCTCCACCTTGGAATCCTCCAGGCGCGGATCGTTCGCCAACCATTCCTTGAGGCGCGGATCGTTTGCGTTCGTGATGACCGGATTGCCTTGCGGGTCGCACGGAACCGGGTTGCCATGCGGCGAGTTCTCGGGCGTCGCGGGGTACACGAGCACCGGCACGCCGCGCAGCTGGGACGCGCCGCAAATCCAACACTGCGCGTACTTGTCCATCGTGCAGTTGATGTTCACCAGCTCGAAGCCGTGCGAAGCGGTGTCGATCTCGGGATACCACCAGGCGTGGTTCGCGTTGACCGTGCCCTCCTTGATGCCGTAGTACAAGTCCACGACCTCGCGGATGGCGCCCCACGGGCTGCGGATCCAAATCCACTGCCCCTGCTCCAACCCCAGGCGCGCCGCGTCGTTGGGGTTCATCTCCAAACGAGGGCTGGGCCACAGCTCGCGGCACCACGGCAGCTGGCGATGCTCGGAGTGGAAGTACACCGGCTGGCGGGAGCCCGTCGTCATGATGAACGCGCTGTCCGGATGCGCCGTCAGCGCCTCCTTGTACTCCTCCACCAGATGATCGCCCTGGTAGTTGTCGTTGATGTAGGCGTCCGACGTCTTGATCTGGTCGACCAGCGAGGCGTCGAAGTACTCGGGATTCGATACGCGCGAGTTCTTCGGCTCCACCCAGTGCGGGAACTTGTCGATGTCGGGGATGTTCGGATCGACCGTGTTCGTGCTGGCGAAGGTGGCCGCGCCGTCGGGGATGTACGTTTCGGCGATGGTGGACCACACCTCCACCTTGGCGGTGGGGGTCATGAAGCCGCACTTCTCGTCGATGGCCGCGTACAGGTTGTAGCCACCCTGCTGGCGACGGTAGCCCATCTCCCAACGGCGGTACGTGCCCCAACGCTCGGGGTGCCACTTGCGGCAGTCGAACCAGCCTTCTTCCTGGAACTTCGCCGCGTACTGCGGGAAGTCGGGGCCGTCGGGGAACTCCTCGGTCTTCCACCAGTCGGTGGCGTCCTTGAGCACGCGGTACTCCTGCTCCTCGTAACCGACGCTACCGCCCATCTGCACGAAGTCGCGGTAGTCCAGGTTGTTCCATTCGTCGTATTCGGGGTCGCGGTTGTTCCACACCACGCCCATGGCCTTGTACAGGCAGATGACGGCAACCGGGTCGTAGATGCAATCGCCCATCGGCTCCACGCAGCGCTGCCCGGCGCCGAAGATGCCGCCCGCGCCCTGCGACACGCGGCCCGTGTTCACTTCAAGCCAGTGCAGCACGGGGATCACGATGTCGGCGCAGCCGTTGTTCGGGCAGGACCACAGGTTGAAGTCCAGCCAGAAGTCCAGACGGGTGAGCGCCTCCCAAGCCTCCAGCAGGTTGGACTCGTTCATGAAGTCGCCCGACATGCACACGCCGCCGTGGATCTGGTACGGCGTGTCGATGCCGTTGATGGAGTCCCAGATGGCAGCGGAGTCGGCCCATCGGTTCCAGTAGCGCAGCAGCGGGAAGCGCTCGGCGGAAATCTGCTTCTCGTTGCTGTCGAACGACGTCTTGAGCGCCGGCCACGAGCGGCTGGGCTTGTAGGCGCCGCCCTTACGCTCGGCGATCCAGCGCGCCTCTTCGGCGGTGGGAACCTTGTTGCCGTAGCGCTCGGCCAAGGGCGATTTCTCGTCGATGAGGTACTGCACGAAGTTCTGGATCAGCGGGATCTGGTCTTCCACGGACAGGTCGCGCGGGGTGTTGCCCAGCTCCATGGTGCCCACGTCCAAGCCCCAGTCCTTCGGCTCATGGTCGGTCACCAGCATGTTGGCGCGGCCGCAGCAGC from Eggerthella lenta DSM 2243 includes the following:
- a CDS encoding 4Fe-4S dicluster domain-containing protein — protein: MSEEDEISSKRAKGPLDVSRRALLIGAGSTAALLGLGALRYAGHNPLVRPPGGQDEARLVSACIRCEKCYEACPRGVIVPAHIEDGLLGMRSPALKFDADFCDYCADENGGEPLCVKVCPTEALALPADATAENTLLGLAVIDEAQCLAFRDTGCRYCYDACPYEAIELTGEGANPHVSVLADKCNGCGACESVCVSLKAGSIVSGAQERAIVVKPIESAE
- a CDS encoding dimethyl sulfoxide reductase anchor subunit family protein yields the protein MHPEWPLILFTFFLCVAGGALGAQGLLNVMGKGKKMQLASLVTALAALVVGGLSVFMHLQHWERIFNGFGHITSGITLEFIGCIVFAVVLVLYFLMMRRAEDGMAPKWCGVLAIVVGLALPVITGMSYLMASLPSWNTPLLPVYYLANTVFMGGLTALVIAGLTNDDSAKDLGVKVALAGGALQLIAVFTYAFIINGSAGLYSADIQYYFDPTLPDVAMVDRASIVGSIFAGANAVMFWLGTVAVGLVAPLVLTWLAKKVETGKKLAAYAGVALACVAVGGLCWRVILYVVAISIFALY
- a CDS encoding 4Fe-4S dicluster domain-containing protein, with translation MANYAIVTDLNRCTGCLACTVACKAINGVDVGSFWIKTLRVGPHPIEGGSGTFPDVEMYFLPVQCQHCENPECVKVCPTEASHIRDDGTVQIDKSKCIGCQFCAMACPYGVRYLNQEERVVEKCTLCEQRISQGELPQCVAQCGARARFFGDLDQGVDNFEGPAHPDSPGCQYEEMTQTRVKLKDYVEPYTENDIHHLADVGNEPKLMYLMREGRKWRE
- a CDS encoding molybdopterin dinucleotide binding domain-containing protein; translation: MANLSLSRRSFLKASAMAAAATTVGFAATPSTALAEGEDASAGEIKRIRSCCRACGKVECGVWVTVQDNKVIKVEGDESNAHSRGHCCAKSQSSMLALYHPDRLRYCMKRTNPKGEDDPGWVRITLAEAFDEAGAKFNEIVEKYGGEANFAMGGTSRVWAQPPYGTLKSIFPTPNAHLAYEICKGPRHFGGILTDEIGSPWMEVEQGPLVYVQWGTASEYSNYDSTNRTVVDCSQRAYKHILVDPRMTPLGKEADVWLPLRVGTDLCLSLGWLKWILDNEAYDDAFVRRWTNAPFLWNPEKDGRTAKGWFMEMNGGIDMESRILTEADCDPEWIGQYWDYEGRYQRFICWDENNNKPTYWDAEACQWEGEKHKIPTTGTWIEHPYKPIIADAWLPDPSKFANPADVQYDAYWDEGNEGGKRSNPAGLPKNPALFPGGVEVKLKDGSTISADTVWEAFSDSLEQYTLEYVSEVTEVPVDKIEEGVRIYTTRLNPLHGNGGIHYQLAPDQTGHAVQNTRALQLIACITGNSDEPAGNRGSSKAQVDGCCGRANMLVTDHEPKDWGLDVGTMELGNTPRDLSVEDQIPLIQNFVQYLIDEKSPLAERYGNKVPTAEEARWIAERKGGAYKPSRSWPALKTSFDSNEKQISAERFPLLRYWNRWADSAAIWDSINGIDTPYQIHGGVCMSGDFMNESNLLEAWEALTRLDFWLDFNLWSCPNNGCADIVIPVLHWLEVNTGRVSQGAGGIFGAGQRCVEPMGDCIYDPVAVICLYKAMGVVWNNRDPEYDEWNNLDYRDFVQMGGSVGYEEQEYRVLKDATDWWKTEEFPDGPDFPQYAAKFQEEGWFDCRKWHPERWGTYRRWEMGYRRQQGGYNLYAAIDEKCGFMTPTAKVEVWSTIAETYIPDGAATFASTNTVDPNIPDIDKFPHWVEPKNSRVSNPEYFDASLVDQIKTSDAYINDNYQGDHLVEEYKEALTAHPDSAFIMTTGSRQPVYFHSEHRQLPWCRELWPSPRLEMNPNDAARLGLEQGQWIWIRSPWGAIREVVDLYYGIKEGTVNANHAWWYPEIDTASHGFELVNINCTMDKYAQCWICGASQLRGVPVLVYPATPENSPHGNPVPCDPQGNPVITNANDPRLKEWLANDPRLEDSKVELTFANMAAVGCQPSVQSPDLLSGGKLAVGSVGGDALGAYSKSM